One region of Clostridiales bacterium genomic DNA includes:
- the rplC gene encoding 50S ribosomal protein L3, translating into MKTAIIGKKVGMTQIFDEAGKVVPVTVIEAGPCTVTGKMTKEKEGYEAVQLGYEDVAEKKLTKPEKGHLDKAGVGYKKHLKEFRLEDCASVNVGDVVKADTFKEGDKVDITGISKGHGYAGVIKRFGQGRTPTSHGGGPVHRHAGSMGSSTDPSRIFPGKKQAGHMGVDQVTVQNLDVVKVDPELNMIVVRGAIPGPKGGIVYIKSTVKKTVVKKGDAGISTNPQKASGRNPQKASARK; encoded by the coding sequence ATGAAAACAGCCATCATCGGTAAAAAGGTCGGCATGACGCAGATCTTCGATGAAGCAGGCAAGGTCGTCCCCGTCACCGTGATCGAGGCAGGCCCCTGCACGGTCACCGGCAAGATGACCAAGGAAAAGGAAGGCTATGAAGCCGTCCAGCTCGGCTACGAGGACGTCGCCGAGAAGAAGCTGACCAAGCCCGAGAAGGGCCACCTGGATAAGGCGGGCGTCGGCTACAAGAAGCATCTCAAAGAGTTCCGTCTCGAGGACTGCGCTTCTGTCAATGTGGGCGATGTCGTCAAGGCCGACACCTTCAAGGAAGGCGACAAGGTCGACATCACCGGCATCAGCAAGGGCCACGGCTACGCCGGCGTCATCAAGCGCTTCGGCCAGGGCCGTACCCCGACCAGCCACGGCGGCGGCCCTGTGCACCGTCACGCCGGCTCCATGGGCTCGAGCACCGATCCTTCCCGTATCTTCCCGGGTAAGAAGCAGGCCGGCCACATGGGCGTGGATCAGGTCACCGTCCAGAACCTCGACGTGGTCAAGGTCGATCCCGAGCTCAACATGATCGTTGTGCGCGGCGCGATCCCCGGCCCGAAGGGCGGCATTGTCTATATCAAGAGCACCGTCAAGAAGACCGTCGTCAAGAAGGGCGACGCCGGCATCAGCACCAACCCGC
- the rpsJ gene encoding 30S ribosomal protein S10, translating into MATTSNKKMIRIRLKAYDHQLIDKAAEKIVETAKRTDAKVSGPIPLPTKTEIVTILRAVHKYKDSREQFERRTHKRLIDIMNPTQKTVEALMNLELPAGVEIDIKL; encoded by the coding sequence ATGGCAACCACGAGCAACAAGAAAATGATCCGTATCCGCCTCAAGGCCTACGATCACCAGCTGATCGACAAGGCGGCGGAGAAGATCGTCGAAACCGCAAAGCGTACCGACGCGAAGGTCTCCGGCCCCATTCCGCTGCCGACGAAGACCGAGATCGTCACCATCCTGCGCGCTGTTCATAAGTATAAGGACAGCCGCGAGCAGTTTGAGCGCCGCACCCACAAGCGCCTGATCGACATCATGAACCCGACCCAGAAGACGGTCGAGGCTCTGATGAATCTGGAGCTGCCGGCCGGTGTCGAGATCGACATCAAGCTGTAA
- a CDS encoding LysR family transcriptional regulator has translation MELEQLRIFCTVAACRSFTRAAGQLFVSHSTTSRAVSALERELGVPLLVRDRHTVALTPAGQTLLTGAEDLLRQADALAAAVHTAAEAAPEPPEPPEA, from the coding sequence ATGGAACTGGAACAGCTGCGCATTTTCTGCACCGTTGCCGCCTGCCGCAGTTTTACCCGCGCGGCCGGTCAGCTCTTCGTCAGCCACTCGACGACCAGCCGCGCCGTGTCCGCCCTCGAGCGGGAGCTCGGCGTGCCGCTGCTCGTGCGCGACCGGCACACCGTCGCGCTCACGCCCGCCGGGCAGACGCTCCTGACCGGGGCGGAGGACCTGCTCCGGCAGGCCGATGCGCTTGCGGCCGCCGTGCACACCGCGGCGGAGGCGGCCCCGGAGCCGCCCGAACCGCCGGAGGCGTAA
- a CDS encoding cytidine deaminase, with amino-acid sequence MTDRQLINLAEQASRNAYVPYSHFAVGAALECRDGTVFTGCNIENAALGSTICAERTAACKAVSEGRRDFVRIAVYGDGEHYCYPCGACRQFLAEFAPDMEVLSAMGGGRYVSNRLSELMPYTFNY; translated from the coding sequence ATGACAGATCGTCAACTGATTAATCTGGCCGAGCAGGCCTCCCGCAATGCCTATGTGCCGTATTCCCATTTCGCCGTCGGCGCGGCGCTCGAGTGCCGCGACGGCACGGTCTTTACCGGCTGCAACATTGAAAACGCCGCCCTCGGCAGCACCATCTGCGCCGAGCGCACCGCCGCCTGCAAGGCCGTCAGCGAGGGCCGCCGCGACTTTGTGCGCATCGCCGTCTACGGCGACGGCGAGCACTATTGCTACCCCTGCGGCGCGTGCCGGCAGTTTCTGGCCGAGTTCGCGCCCGATATGGAGGTGCTGTCCGCCATGGGCGGCGGCCGCTATGTCAGCAACCGCCTGAGCGAGCTCATGCCCTATACCTTTAATTATTAA
- a CDS encoding GtrA family protein: MKQEWIARAKRFATYALVGCFDTGMDWVAFTTAHELLHFTPVICQAIGYFVGTVCSYFLNGRITFRDGHIARWRQCLRFVMWNVVSLGVSEVMIGLLTHFGLNPYIAKVGVTLEVALFNYFGYKYIVFAVPKQTEGEQDHDRSSTD; the protein is encoded by the coding sequence ATGAAACAAGAGTGGATTGCGCGCGCCAAGCGCTTTGCCACCTATGCGCTCGTCGGCTGCTTTGACACGGGCATGGACTGGGTGGCGTTCACAACTGCACATGAGCTGCTGCACTTCACGCCCGTGATCTGCCAGGCCATCGGCTACTTTGTCGGCACGGTCTGCAGCTATTTTCTCAACGGCCGCATCACCTTCCGCGACGGGCACATCGCCCGCTGGCGGCAGTGCCTGCGCTTTGTGATGTGGAACGTGGTGTCCCTCGGCGTGAGCGAGGTGATGATCGGCCTGCTGACGCACTTCGGCCTCAACCCGTACATCGCCAAGGTCGGCGTCACGCTCGAGGTCGCGCTGTTCAACTACTTCGGCTATAAATATATTGTGTTCGCAGTCCCCAAACAAACGGAAGGAGAGCAGGATCATGACAGATCGTCAACTGATTAA
- a CDS encoding ABC transporter substrate-binding protein — translation MKHLHLTRVLAFALALVLLLGCTACGKKTTDDTGDTVGQKDTQTTVELDGKFTLNYSASAGMNPYKTQNSDNLAVCGLVYETLTELTDAFEAEPGLFTEWSSDDGETWTFTVAAGRTFHDGHALTAQDAAYSIQTAMASDLYSGRLNAVKDVKDSDDGTVTVTLARANTQFPALLNIPVIENNAADSTYPSGTGLYQFASDHQSLTVYSGHPDADKAPVDTVYLMECKSVEEIVSAFDNGQLDLALSDPSSGTDLSFSSLNDQRQYATTNLQYVGFNTNSSFFMTARYRQPFNYVIDRAFAVALLHDCAVATALPVHPASTLYDNALNESLSYDLDKAKKLFDDLKIVDYDGDGEREYMPDGQSPLDISLSLIVYADSTTKVSMANKIAADLTSIGIPVKVRELSWDNYQDALKGGKFDMYYGEVALPADFDLSALLKAGGSLNYGGITTGTYADVINAYLAAADSDRAAACGTMLQTISDTAPIVPVCFEKHCLYVHRGAVGGFSPTKYNIFHNITDWKINNA, via the coding sequence ATGAAACATTTGCACCTGACCCGCGTGCTCGCGTTCGCGCTCGCACTTGTGCTGCTGCTCGGCTGCACGGCCTGCGGCAAGAAGACCACGGACGACACCGGCGACACCGTCGGCCAGAAGGACACGCAGACCACCGTCGAGCTCGACGGCAAGTTCACGCTCAACTACAGCGCGTCCGCCGGCATGAACCCCTACAAGACGCAAAATTCCGATAACCTCGCCGTCTGCGGCCTCGTGTACGAGACGCTCACGGAGCTCACCGATGCCTTCGAGGCCGAGCCCGGCCTGTTCACCGAGTGGAGCAGCGACGACGGGGAGACCTGGACCTTCACCGTCGCGGCCGGCCGCACCTTCCACGACGGCCACGCGCTCACGGCGCAGGACGCGGCCTATTCCATTCAGACCGCCATGGCGTCGGATCTGTATTCCGGCCGCCTGAACGCCGTCAAGGACGTCAAGGACAGCGACGACGGCACCGTCACGGTCACGCTCGCGCGCGCGAACACGCAGTTTCCCGCGCTGCTGAACATCCCGGTCATCGAAAACAACGCGGCCGACAGCACCTACCCCAGCGGCACGGGGCTGTATCAGTTTGCGTCCGATCACCAGAGCCTCACGGTCTATTCCGGCCACCCGGACGCGGACAAAGCGCCCGTCGACACGGTCTATCTCATGGAGTGCAAGTCGGTCGAGGAGATCGTCTCCGCGTTTGACAACGGCCAGCTCGATCTCGCGCTCAGTGACCCCAGCTCCGGCACGGACCTGAGCTTTTCGAGCCTGAACGACCAGCGCCAGTACGCCACGACGAACCTGCAGTATGTCGGCTTCAACACCAACAGCAGCTTTTTCATGACGGCGCGCTACCGCCAGCCGTTCAATTACGTCATCGACCGCGCGTTTGCCGTCGCGCTGCTGCACGACTGCGCCGTCGCCACCGCGCTGCCCGTCCATCCGGCGAGCACGCTCTATGACAATGCCCTCAACGAGTCGCTGTCCTATGACCTGGATAAGGCAAAGAAGCTGTTTGACGACCTGAAGATCGTCGATTATGACGGCGACGGTGAGCGCGAGTACATGCCCGACGGGCAGTCCCCGCTCGACATCAGTCTCTCGCTGATCGTCTATGCCGACAGCACGACCAAGGTCAGCATGGCCAACAAGATTGCGGCCGACCTCACGAGCATCGGCATCCCTGTGAAGGTGCGGGAGCTCAGCTGGGACAATTATCAGGATGCGCTCAAGGGCGGCAAGTTTGATATGTACTACGGCGAGGTCGCCCTCCCGGCGGACTTCGATCTCTCGGCGCTGCTCAAGGCCGGTGGCTCGCTCAATTACGGCGGCATCACGACCGGCACGTATGCCGATGTCATCAACGCCTACCTCGCCGCCGCAGATTCCGACCGCGCAGCGGCCTGCGGCACCATGCTCCAGACCATCTCGGACACTGCGCCCATCGTGCCCGTCTGCTTTGAAAAGCACTGCCTGTACGTGCACCGCGGCGCCGTCGGCGGCTTTTCTCCCACGAAGTACAACATTTTCCACAACATCACGGATTGGAAGATCAATAACGCATGA
- the pgeF gene encoding peptidoglycan editing factor PgeF: MHNEVAFPLHAERGAAYLTAPNIAACHAFSTRLGGVSTGVLESLNLSVRRGDTPENVRENWRRLGAAAGLDLTRAVYARQIHSADVRIAHAADAQPPELEPRFTCDGFVTNEPGVPLAVFMADCLPVLLHDPIAGVIGAVHCGWRGSVADILGAAVAQMCALGAHPADIRAAIGPGIGACCFEVGPEVVSAAEALLHAPLGALARPRADGKVLLDLKGVNARRLVQLGVPAGQIAVSDACTMCRPDVFWSHRATDGRRGVQAAVITL, translated from the coding sequence ATGCATAACGAAGTCGCTTTCCCGCTGCACGCTGAGCGCGGCGCAGCTTACCTGACCGCGCCGAACATCGCGGCGTGCCACGCCTTTTCCACCCGCCTCGGCGGCGTGAGCACCGGCGTGCTCGAGAGCCTGAACCTCAGTGTCCGCCGCGGCGACACGCCGGAAAACGTGCGCGAAAACTGGCGGCGGCTCGGCGCGGCCGCCGGGCTGGATCTCACACGCGCGGTGTATGCGCGGCAGATCCACAGCGCGGACGTGCGCATCGCGCACGCCGCCGACGCGCAGCCGCCGGAGCTGGAGCCCCGCTTTACCTGCGACGGCTTTGTCACGAACGAACCGGGCGTCCCGCTCGCGGTCTTTATGGCCGACTGCCTGCCTGTGCTGCTGCACGACCCCATCGCCGGGGTCATCGGCGCGGTGCACTGCGGCTGGCGCGGCTCGGTGGCCGATATCCTCGGCGCTGCCGTCGCGCAGATGTGCGCCCTCGGCGCGCACCCGGCGGACATCCGCGCCGCCATCGGCCCCGGCATCGGCGCGTGCTGCTTCGAGGTCGGGCCAGAGGTCGTCTCTGCGGCCGAGGCGCTGCTGCATGCGCCGCTCGGCGCGCTCGCGCGCCCGCGCGCGGACGGCAAGGTCCTGCTCGATCTCAAGGGCGTCAACGCCCGGAGACTTGTGCAGCTCGGCGTCCCGGCGGGGCAGATCGCCGTGTCGGACGCCTGCACCATGTGCCGGCCGGACGTGTTCTGGTCGCACCGCGCGACGGACGGCCGCCGCGGCGTGCAGGCCGCCGTCATCACCCTGTGA